In Rhodoferax sediminis, the sequence AACGCCTGGGACTGGTACCGGGACAACCACATCACGCTGCACGCCGGCAAAAAGGTCGTGGAGGTGGACCGCGTGCACCGCATCGTGCGCGCCCAGGACGGCACCGAGGAGCCGTACGACCGCCTGCTGATGTGCACCGGCTCGAATCCGTTCATCCTGCCGGTGCCGGGCAAGGAACTGGAAGGCGTGATCGCCTACCGCGACATCGCCGACACCAACGCGATGATCGAGGCCTCGCAGAAATACAGGCGCGCCGTCGTCATCGGCGGCGGCCTGCTGGGACTGGAAGCGGCCAACGGCCTGATGCTGCGCGGCATGGACGTGACCGTGGTGCATGTGATGCCCTGGCTGATGGAGCGCCAGCTCGACGATGTGGCGGGCAAGCTGCTGCAAAAATCGCTGGAAGACCGTGGGCTCAAGTTCATGATCGGCGCGCAGACCGAAGCGCTGATTCCCGACCGGGATGGAAGGGTCATGGCGATCCGGTTCAAGAATGGCACCGAGCTGCCGACCGACCTCGTGGTCATGGCGGTCGGTATCAGACCGAACACCGAGCTGGCCGAAGCCATGCGCCTGCACTGCAATCGCGGCATCGTGGTCAATGACACGCTACAGACCGTGACCGACGCGCGCATTTACGCCGTGGGCGAATGTGCGGCGCACCGCGGCATCGCCTACGGCCTGGTGGCGCCGCTGTTCGAGCAGGCCAAGGTGGCGGCGAATCACCTTGCGCAGTTCGGCATCGGCCGCTACACCGGCTCGCTGACCTCGACCAAGCTCAAGGTCACGGGCATCGACCTGTTCTCGGCTGGCGAATTCATGGGCGGCGAAGGGACCGAAGAGCTGGTGATGAGCGACCCGTTCGGCGGGGTCTACAAGAAGCTGGTGATCAAGGACGACAGGCTGGTTGGCGCCTGCCTGTACGGCGACACGGTGGACGGCAGCTGGTACTTCAAGCTCTTGCGCGACGGCCGCAGCGTGCACGACATCCGCGACAAGCTGATGTTCGGCGAATCCAACATCGGCGACAGCGGCCACGAGGGCCACAGCAAGGCCGCAGGCATGCCGGACGACGCCGAGGTCTGCGGCTGCAACGGCGTCACCAAGGGCACCATCTGCAAGGCGATCAAGGACAAGGGCCTGTTCACGCTCGATGAAGTGCGCCGGCACACCAAGGCCAGCGCGAGCTGCGGCTCGTGCACCGGGCTGGTCGAGCAGCTATTGATGGCCACGGCCGGCGGCGACTACTCGGCCCTGCCTGCGAAAAAAGCCCTGTGCGGCTGCACCGAGCACAGCCACCAGGAGGTGCGCGAGGCCATCAAGGCGCACAAGCTGCTGGCCATTGCCGACGTGTTCCACTTCATGGAGTGGCGCACGCCGAATGGCTGCTCAATGTGCCGCCCGGCCGTCAACTACTACCTGCTCTCGACCTGGCCCAAGCAGGCCAGGGACGACCCGCAAAGCCGCTACATCAACGAGCGCAGCCACGCCAACATCCAGAAGGACGGCACCTACAGCGTGATTCCGCGCATGTGGGGCGGCGAGACCACGGCCAGCGAGCTGCGCCGCATCGCCGACGCGGTGGACAAATACAAGATCCCGACCGTCAAGGTCACGGGCGGCCAGCGCATCGACCTGCTGGGGGTGAAGAAGGAAGACCTGCAAAACGTCTGGAAGGACATCGGCATGCCTTCCGGCCACGCCTACGCCAAGGCGCTGCGCACGGTCAAGACCTGCGTCGGGTCGGAGTGGTGCCGCTTCGGCACGCAGGACAGCACGCAGATGGGCAAGGACCTGGAGCGCGCGCTGTGGCGCATGTACGCGCCGCACAAGGTCAAGCTGGCGGTGAGCGGCTGCCCGCGCAACTGCGCCGAGTCGGGCATCAAGGACGTGGGCGTGATCGGCGTCGATTCGGGCTGGGAAATCCACGTGGGCGGCAACGGCGGCATCAAGACCGAGGTGGCGCAATTCCTCGTGAAGGTGAAGACGTCGGGGGAGGTACTGGAGTATGCCGGCGGCTTCCTGCAGCTGTACCGTGAGGAAGGCTGGTACCTGGAGCGCACCGTGCACTACATCCAGCGCGTCGGCCTCGACTACGTGAAGAAGCGGATCCTGGACGACGCCGAGGGCCGCAAGGCGCTGTGGGAGCGCCTGCAGTTCAGCGTGGATGGCGAGCCCGATCCGTGGTTCGAGACGGACAAGGCGGGCGTGGACACGCGGCAGTTCGAGCCGCTCACGGCCTGACCACCCTATATTGAATGAAAACCGCTGCCAGCCCTTGTCCACAGGGCGCAATCAGCTACAAAAGGGATAGCACATGAACGACTGGAAAGCCATTTGCCGCGTTGAAGACATCCCCGTGCTAGGCGCACGCCGGGTGGCGCGCCCCAAGGGCGTGGCCGTCGCCGTGTTCCGCAACGACCAGGACCAGGTGTTCGCGCTGCTCGACCGCTGCCCGCACCGGGGCGGCCCGCTCTCGCAGGGCATCGTGTTCGGCACCAGCGTGGCCTGCCCGCTGCACAACCGGGTGATCGGGCTGGACGACGGCTGCGCCAAGGCGCCCGACGAGGGCTGCACGCCGCGCTTTGCCGTCAAGGTTGAGGCCGGCACCGTGTATCTGGATGCCGGTGAACTCGCCAGCCACGCCACCGACCTGCCCCAACCCGTTGCCGGACCGGCTTTGAAGGCAGCCGCCACCGCATGACGCATGAAACGCGTTCGACCTGCCCTTACTGCGGTGTAGGGTGCGGCGTGATCATCGAGTCGCAGGGCGATCAGGTCACCGGCGTGCGCGGCGACCCCGGGCATCCGGCCAACTTCGGCCGGCTGTGCAGCAAGGGCGCCACGCTGCACCTGACGGCCAGCGCGGCCGTGACCCGGCAGACCCGGCTGATGCAGCCAATGCAGCGCCTGCGCCGGCACGAGGCGCCCGTGCCCCTGGCGTGGGACGCCGCCCTTGGCCTGGCCAGCCAGACCTTCGCGCGCATCACCCGCGAGCACGGGCCCGATGCCGTGGGCTTTTACCTCTCGGGCCAGTTGCTGACCGAGGACTACTACGTCTTCAACAAGCTGTCCAAGGGCCTGATCGGCACCAACAACGTGGACACCAACTCGCGCCTGTGCATGAGCAGCGCGGTGGCGGGCTACAAGCAGACGCTCGGGATGGACGCACCGCCCGCCTGCTACGACGACGTGAGCCACGCGCAGCGCCTTTTCATTGTCGGCAGCAACACGGCCTGGGCGCACCCGGTCCTGTTTCGCCGCATCGAGGACGCGAAGGCCGCCAACCCGGCCTTGAAAATCATCGTGGTCGACCCGCGCCGCACCGACACCGCGGCGATCGCCGACCTGTATTTGCCGATCCAGCCCGGCACCGACGTCATGCTGTTCAACGGCATGCTGCACATCATGCTGTGGGAAGGCTGGATCGATGCCGCCTGGATTGCGGCCCACACCAGCGGCTTCGATGCGCTCAAGGCCACGCTGCGCGACTGCACGCCGGCCCTCGTGGCGCAGGTCTGCGGCATCACCAAAGAAGACCTGTATGTCGCGGCGCAGCTGTTCGCCGGCGCTTCGGCGGGCGATGCGGGGCGTCGCGCACCCACGCTCAGCCTGTACTGCCAGGGCCTGAACCAGTCGAGCAGCGGCACCGCCAAGAACGCGGCGCTGATCAATTTGCACCTGGCCACCGGCCAGATCGGGCGACCCGGTGCCGGCCCGTTCTCGCTGACCGGCCAGCCCAATGCCATGGGCGGGCGCGAGGTCGGCGGCATGGCCAACCTGCTGTCGGCGCACCGCGACCTGGCGAATCCGCAGCACCGCGCCGAAGTGGCCGCGCTGTGGGGCGTGCCCTCGGTGCCCGACCAGCCCGGCAAGACGGCGGTCGAGATGTTCCAGGCGGCGGCCGACGGCGAAATCCGCGCGCTGTGGATTGCCTGCACCAACCCGGCCCAGTCCATGCCCGACCAGGCATTGGTGCGCCGAGCACTGGAACGCTGCGAGTTCGTGGTGGTGCAGGAAGCCTTTGCCACCACCGCCACCTGCGATTACGCCGACCTGCTGCTGCCCGCCACGACCTGGAGTGAAAAGGAAGGCACGGTCACCAACAGCGAGCGGCGCATCAGCCGGGTGCGGGCGGCGGTTCCACCGCCCGGGAGTGCGCAAAACGGTCCACGCCACGACTGGGCTATTGCCGTGGATTTTGCGCGGCGACTGGAGCCGTTGCTGCCTGTTCGTGCCGAAACGGGCCTGTTCCCCTACGACACGCCCGAAGCCATCTGGAACGAGCACCGCGAATCCACGCGCGGCCGCGACCTCGACATCACGGGCCTGAGCTACGCCCGGCTCGACGACGCAGGCCCGCAGCAGTGGCCGCTGCCGGAGGGCGAGACGGTCGGCAAGGCGCGCCTGTACGAAGACGGCGTCTTCCCCACGCCCGACGGCCGCGCGCGCTTTGCCGCTACCACCTACCGGCCCGTGGCCGAGCCGCGCGAGTCGCGCTACCCGTTCAGCCTGTCCACCGGGCGCCTGCGCGACCAGTGGCACGGCATGAGCCGCACCGGCACGCTGGGCCGGCTGTTCGGCCATGTGGCCGAGCCGGCCGTGCAGTTGCACCCGCAGGACATGGCGCGCCGCGGCCTCCAGGAGGGCGACCTGGTCCACGTCACCAGCCGGCGCGGCTCGATCGTGCTGCCGGTGCAGGGCGCCAGCGAAATGGGGTTGAGCCAGGCCTTCATCGCCATGCACTGGGGCGGCGAGTTTCTCGGCGGCGTCAGCAGCATGGGCGTGCGGCTGGCCGGCGTGAATGCGCTGACCACCTCGGCCTTTTGCCCGAACTCGAAACAGCCCGAGCTCAAGCACGCGGCGGTGAAAATCCTGAAGGCCGAACTGCCGTGGTCGCTGCTCGGCGTGGCCTGGCTGCCGGACGAGCGGGCGCTGGCGGCGCGCGAGGAGCTCAAGCGTCTGATGGCGCTGTTTCCGTTTGCCAGCTGCGTGCCCTTCGGCCGCGAGCGCACCGGCCTGCTGTTTCGCGCCGCCAGTTACGAGGCGGCGCCCATTGAGGTCATCGCAAACATCGAGCGCCTGCTGGGCCTGGGCGGCTCCGACGTGCTTCGCTACGCCGACAGGAAAAAAGGCCAGCGCCGCGCGGCCCGGCTCGCGCGCATGGGCGATCAGGCACGGCTCACGGGCTTTGTGCTGGCCGGCGACATCAGCGCCGAGAGCTGGATCAAGACCCTGCTGCAGGACGAGCTGCCGGCGCAGGCGTACG encodes:
- the nirB gene encoding nitrite reductase large subunit NirB — protein: MKKSRLVMVGNGMAGIRTIEELLKIAPELYDITVFGAEPHPNYNRILLSPVLAGEQTLDEIVLNAWDWYRDNHITLHAGKKVVEVDRVHRIVRAQDGTEEPYDRLLMCTGSNPFILPVPGKELEGVIAYRDIADTNAMIEASQKYRRAVVIGGGLLGLEAANGLMLRGMDVTVVHVMPWLMERQLDDVAGKLLQKSLEDRGLKFMIGAQTEALIPDRDGRVMAIRFKNGTELPTDLVVMAVGIRPNTELAEAMRLHCNRGIVVNDTLQTVTDARIYAVGECAAHRGIAYGLVAPLFEQAKVAANHLAQFGIGRYTGSLTSTKLKVTGIDLFSAGEFMGGEGTEELVMSDPFGGVYKKLVIKDDRLVGACLYGDTVDGSWYFKLLRDGRSVHDIRDKLMFGESNIGDSGHEGHSKAAGMPDDAEVCGCNGVTKGTICKAIKDKGLFTLDEVRRHTKASASCGSCTGLVEQLLMATAGGDYSALPAKKALCGCTEHSHQEVREAIKAHKLLAIADVFHFMEWRTPNGCSMCRPAVNYYLLSTWPKQARDDPQSRYINERSHANIQKDGTYSVIPRMWGGETTASELRRIADAVDKYKIPTVKVTGGQRIDLLGVKKEDLQNVWKDIGMPSGHAYAKALRTVKTCVGSEWCRFGTQDSTQMGKDLERALWRMYAPHKVKLAVSGCPRNCAESGIKDVGVIGVDSGWEIHVGGNGGIKTEVAQFLVKVKTSGEVLEYAGGFLQLYREEGWYLERTVHYIQRVGLDYVKKRILDDAEGRKALWERLQFSVDGEPDPWFETDKAGVDTRQFEPLTA
- the nirD gene encoding nitrite reductase small subunit NirD, whose amino-acid sequence is MNDWKAICRVEDIPVLGARRVARPKGVAVAVFRNDQDQVFALLDRCPHRGGPLSQGIVFGTSVACPLHNRVIGLDDGCAKAPDEGCTPRFAVKVEAGTVYLDAGELASHATDLPQPVAGPALKAAATA
- a CDS encoding nitrate reductase — protein: MTHETRSTCPYCGVGCGVIIESQGDQVTGVRGDPGHPANFGRLCSKGATLHLTASAAVTRQTRLMQPMQRLRRHEAPVPLAWDAALGLASQTFARITREHGPDAVGFYLSGQLLTEDYYVFNKLSKGLIGTNNVDTNSRLCMSSAVAGYKQTLGMDAPPACYDDVSHAQRLFIVGSNTAWAHPVLFRRIEDAKAANPALKIIVVDPRRTDTAAIADLYLPIQPGTDVMLFNGMLHIMLWEGWIDAAWIAAHTSGFDALKATLRDCTPALVAQVCGITKEDLYVAAQLFAGASAGDAGRRAPTLSLYCQGLNQSSSGTAKNAALINLHLATGQIGRPGAGPFSLTGQPNAMGGREVGGMANLLSAHRDLANPQHRAEVAALWGVPSVPDQPGKTAVEMFQAAADGEIRALWIACTNPAQSMPDQALVRRALERCEFVVVQEAFATTATCDYADLLLPATTWSEKEGTVTNSERRISRVRAAVPPPGSAQNGPRHDWAIAVDFARRLEPLLPVRAETGLFPYDTPEAIWNEHRESTRGRDLDITGLSYARLDDAGPQQWPLPEGETVGKARLYEDGVFPTPDGRARFAATTYRPVAEPRESRYPFSLSTGRLRDQWHGMSRTGTLGRLFGHVAEPAVQLHPQDMARRGLQEGDLVHVTSRRGSIVLPVQGASEMGLSQAFIAMHWGGEFLGGVSSMGVRLAGVNALTTSAFCPNSKQPELKHAAVKILKAELPWSLLGVAWLPDERALAAREELKRLMALFPFASCVPFGRERTGLLFRAASYEAAPIEVIANIERLLGLGGSDVLRYADRKKGQRRAARLARMGDQARLTGFVLAGDISAESWIKTLLQDELPAQAYGRLLLVPGAKAPVAVQSRGQQVCTCLNVTDTAIRAHLAGAAGPEDSRLASLQARLRCGTQCGSCVPELRKIIRATLPLKQAA